One window from the genome of Candidatus Chlorohelix allophototropha encodes:
- the ftsY gene encoding signal recognition particle-docking protein FtsY: MFNFFRRKKQEEAEIQERTREALEKTRTSGGGFLSRLFELDDITDQFWEDLKETLIKADLGYNLTEKLIQQSQKRTLDEDTTRSKDVERIFRGEMVRTLEEAQNKAQASVLANAEKEKQRREIERRNAEMERRRKDKVQVKKGTFQSPDAPPAAAVIPSAGVGAQGEKRPYVIMVVGVNGSGKTTSIAKLAQYYRNGGGSVVLGAADTFRAGAIDQLKIWGGRVGVPVIARAEGSDPASVAFDTVKYANDNGIDIVIIDTAGRLQTNFNLMEEMKRVERVIEKAQPGAPHEIVLVLDAVTGQNGLSQAKHFSNAVGIDGVILTKLDGTAKGGVAFAIANDMKIPIKYIGTGEKVGDFAEFEALAYVNALFEK; encoded by the coding sequence GTGTTCAATTTTTTCCGACGTAAGAAACAAGAAGAAGCCGAGATTCAGGAACGCACCCGTGAAGCGCTCGAAAAAACCAGAACGAGCGGGGGAGGGTTTCTCTCGCGTCTTTTCGAGCTTGACGATATAACCGACCAGTTCTGGGAAGACCTCAAGGAAACCTTGATAAAAGCCGATCTTGGTTATAACCTAACTGAGAAGCTTATCCAGCAGTCGCAAAAGCGCACCCTCGATGAGGATACCACTCGCAGTAAAGATGTAGAGCGGATTTTTCGCGGTGAGATGGTGAGGACGCTGGAAGAGGCGCAAAACAAGGCGCAAGCCAGTGTATTGGCGAATGCGGAGAAAGAGAAGCAACGCCGCGAGATAGAACGCCGCAACGCCGAGATGGAGCGCCGTCGCAAGGATAAGGTGCAGGTGAAAAAAGGCACTTTTCAATCGCCTGATGCACCACCTGCTGCCGCCGTTATACCAAGCGCTGGCGTTGGGGCGCAGGGCGAGAAACGTCCTTATGTCATTATGGTGGTGGGCGTAAACGGGAGCGGCAAGACTACCTCGATTGCCAAACTGGCGCAATATTACCGCAACGGAGGTGGTTCGGTGGTGTTAGGTGCAGCCGATACCTTCCGGGCAGGGGCGATTGACCAGCTAAAAATCTGGGGTGGACGGGTAGGTGTGCCGGTTATTGCGCGTGCGGAAGGTTCTGACCCGGCTTCGGTGGCATTCGATACCGTAAAATATGCCAACGATAACGGCATAGATATTGTAATTATTGATACCGCCGGGCGTTTGCAAACCAACTTCAACTTGATGGAAGAAATGAAGCGGGTAGAGCGTGTTATCGAGAAAGCGCAACCGGGTGCGCCCCACGAAATTGTGTTGGTGCTGGATGCGGTGACCGGACAAAACGGCTTGAGCCAAGCAAAGCATTTTTCCAATGCGGTTGGAATTGATGGCGTTATTCTGACTAAATTGGATGGGACGGCAAAGGGTGGAGTAGCCTTCGCCATTGCTAATGATATGAAGATTCCGATTAAATATATCGGTACAGGGGAAAAAGTGGGCGATTTCGCTGAGTTTGAAGCGCTCGCTTATGTGAATGCGCTTTTTGAAAAATAG
- a CDS encoding MoxR family ATPase, whose translation MTPVTEWVSVDQVVTELSNRRYVIERSLATALFLALKLGKPLLLEGEAGVGKTEVAKVLTEAMGARLIRLQCYEGLDVNSAVYEWNYSRQMLHIRMLELEADETLRKEGAKELFSEEFLIKRPLLQALDSVDGKPTVLLIDELDRADEEFEAFLLEILSDFQVTVPEIGTIKAERPPVVIITSNRTREIHDALKRRCLYHWIDYPSLEKEYRILLAKVPNAPETLAEQVVSFVQELRKIELYKLPGVAETLDWATALTALDQRDLEEKVVEETLGVILKYQEDVDKLKGEKVRALVQRAKQTRK comes from the coding sequence ATGACTCCGGTGACTGAGTGGGTCTCTGTTGATCAAGTAGTTACTGAATTAAGTAACCGCCGTTATGTGATTGAGCGAAGCCTTGCCACTGCGTTATTTCTTGCTTTGAAATTAGGAAAACCGCTATTGCTGGAAGGTGAAGCAGGAGTCGGTAAAACCGAGGTTGCTAAAGTCCTTACCGAAGCGATGGGAGCGCGTTTGATACGCCTCCAATGCTATGAAGGTTTGGATGTGAATAGCGCGGTGTACGAGTGGAACTATTCTCGGCAAATGCTGCATATCCGCATGCTGGAACTGGAAGCTGATGAAACCTTACGCAAGGAAGGCGCGAAAGAGCTTTTCAGCGAGGAGTTTTTGATAAAACGCCCCCTGTTACAAGCGTTGGATAGCGTAGATGGTAAGCCCACCGTTTTATTGATAGATGAGCTAGACCGCGCCGATGAAGAATTCGAAGCATTTTTGCTGGAAATTCTCTCCGATTTTCAGGTAACCGTACCGGAAATAGGCACAATTAAAGCGGAACGCCCGCCGGTGGTGATTATTACTAGCAACCGCACTCGCGAAATTCATGATGCTTTGAAACGCCGTTGCCTCTATCACTGGATTGATTACCCCTCTCTCGAAAAAGAATACCGGATTTTGCTGGCGAAAGTGCCGAATGCCCCCGAAACGCTGGCGGAACAGGTAGTTTCATTTGTTCAGGAGTTGCGAAAAATCGAATTGTACAAACTACCGGGCGTGGCAGAAACGCTGGATTGGGCAACCGCGCTTACAGCTTTGGATCAGCGCGACCTTGAGGAGAAGGTAGTTGAGGAAACCCTCGGCGTTATCCTGAAATATCAAGAAGATGTTGACAAGCTCAAGGGCGAAAAAGTACGCGCTCTTGTGCAGCGGGCAAAACAGACTCGCAAGTAA
- the ffh gene encoding signal recognition particle protein, with protein MFDTLSDKLEGVFRGLTGRGSISPEDIKKAMNEVERALIEADVNLRVTRSFIAAIEEEAVGEKVLKGLNPGQQVVKIVNDKLIEVLGGENEKLITSPQAPTIIMMVGLQGSGKTTHVAKLARMLRKGGKRPLMVACDTQRPAAVDQLQTLGKQLNIPVYSEGTEPRPPEIAKRALDAARKGGNDVIILDTAGRLQIDDALMTELEEVKGNTKPHEILLVVDAMTGQESVNVAEEFNRRVGLTGVILTKMDGDARGGAALSVRAVTGVPIKFMGTGEKTDAIEPFYPDRIASRILGMGDILTLIEKAQQQFDEAEAQKLQDKMKKGSFDLEDFVDQLRKIRKMGSLSGLLGLLPGVGKQMKELRNALETPEAERELSRTEAIVMSMTKNERHNPDLIDSSRRKRIAKGSGVQVSDVNNLLQQFRTMRQMMRSMGKGEMPNMGAMMGGGGGAGGGFGGVNSRKSNQPKQVDPLAAYKSGKPGGPRPTKKKK; from the coding sequence ATGTTCGATACACTGAGCGATAAATTAGAGGGCGTATTTAGAGGGCTGACCGGGCGTGGTAGCATTTCGCCTGAAGACATCAAAAAGGCGATGAATGAGGTGGAACGCGCCCTCATCGAAGCGGACGTAAACTTGCGGGTCACTCGCTCCTTTATTGCTGCCATCGAAGAAGAGGCGGTAGGTGAGAAGGTTCTTAAAGGCTTAAATCCGGGTCAGCAGGTCGTTAAAATTGTAAACGACAAACTGATTGAGGTTTTAGGTGGTGAGAACGAAAAGCTTATAACTTCACCGCAAGCTCCTACTATTATTATGATGGTAGGCTTACAGGGTAGTGGTAAAACTACCCATGTGGCAAAACTGGCGCGTATGTTGCGAAAGGGCGGCAAACGCCCCTTGATGGTAGCTTGCGATACCCAACGCCCTGCCGCCGTTGATCAGCTTCAAACACTCGGTAAGCAACTCAATATACCCGTTTATAGCGAAGGTACTGAACCGCGTCCGCCCGAAATCGCCAAACGCGCGCTTGACGCTGCCCGTAAGGGTGGTAATGACGTAATCATTCTTGATACCGCCGGACGTTTGCAGATTGATGATGCCCTGATGACCGAATTGGAAGAGGTAAAGGGCAATACCAAACCGCACGAAATTCTGCTAGTGGTAGATGCCATGACCGGGCAGGAATCGGTTAATGTGGCGGAGGAATTTAATCGGCGCGTGGGCTTGACAGGTGTTATCCTCACCAAAATGGACGGCGATGCACGCGGTGGTGCGGCTCTTTCGGTAAGGGCAGTTACCGGCGTACCGATCAAGTTTATGGGTACGGGCGAAAAAACCGATGCTATCGAGCCGTTCTATCCCGATCGTATTGCCAGCCGTATTCTCGGCATGGGCGACATCTTAACCCTCATTGAGAAGGCGCAGCAACAATTTGACGAAGCAGAAGCCCAAAAACTTCAGGATAAAATGAAGAAGGGCAGCTTTGACCTTGAAGATTTTGTAGACCAATTGCGCAAAATCCGCAAAATGGGTTCTTTGAGCGGATTGCTAGGCTTATTACCCGGTGTTGGCAAGCAAATGAAAGAATTGCGGAATGCGTTGGAAACACCCGAAGCTGAACGCGAACTAAGCCGCACCGAAGCCATCGTTATGTCCATGACTAAAAATGAGCGGCATAACCCTGACTTGATTGATTCTAGCCGCCGAAAGCGTATTGCTAAAGGTAGTGGTGTACAGGTATCGGATGTCAATAACCTGTTGCAACAGTTCCGCACTATGCGTCAGATGATGCGCAGCATGGGTAAAGGCGAAATGCCAAACATGGGTGCGATGATGGGCGGCGGGGGTGGTGCTGGCGGCGGTTTTGGTGGCGTGAACTCGCGCAAGAGCAATCAACCCAAGCAGGTTGATCCGTTGGCTGCTTACAAGAGTGGAAAACCCGGTGGTCCGCGCCCTACCAAAAAGAAGAAGTAA
- a CDS encoding formyltransferase family protein has protein sequence MTKRVKIGALIGNGGRLNAIWEGTRQADSLAELATVITFKKNSPGAQWARTQNIPTYTVRWPEFRDAGKQRADYDLYIAELLKYCGVELVAIAGWGLMLTKEFLNEFPNRIINVHPALLSDSLEASIRTHSGVSIPVFRGNHALELALAAGVETTGCTVHYVTEEMDCGPVILRREVAIRGGDTLETLADRVHQAEDAILPQAINIACARILDDKNQSGALG, from the coding sequence GTGACTAAGCGCGTAAAAATCGGCGCGCTCATTGGAAATGGCGGGCGCTTAAACGCAATCTGGGAAGGCACACGGCAAGCGGATTCGCTGGCAGAATTAGCGACGGTTATCACTTTCAAGAAAAACTCGCCGGGGGCGCAGTGGGCTAGAACCCAAAATATTCCGACTTATACCGTACGTTGGCCCGAGTTCAGAGATGCTGGCAAGCAACGGGCTGATTATGATCTTTATATTGCCGAATTGCTTAAATATTGCGGGGTGGAACTGGTAGCTATTGCTGGCTGGGGCTTGATGCTTACCAAAGAATTTCTGAACGAGTTTCCGAATAGAATTATCAATGTACATCCTGCCCTTTTATCAGACTCGCTTGAGGCATCTATTCGCACCCATAGCGGAGTTTCGATTCCGGTATTTCGCGGCAATCACGCGCTGGAACTAGCGTTGGCGGCAGGGGTAGAAACAACTGGTTGTACCGTCCATTATGTCACCGAAGAAATGGATTGTGGTCCCGTTATTTTGAGGCGTGAAGTAGCGATTCGTGGCGGCGATACCCTCGAAACTCTGGCAGACCGCGTACACCAAGCCGAAGATGCAATTTTGCCACAGGCTATTAATATTGCTTGTGCGCGGATTCTGGATGATAAGAACCAATCCGGTGCATTGGGTTAA
- a CDS encoding aminopeptidase — MDLIQPDYRVIARQLIRVSARVQPGEAVTILGRADSLEFCEALELECRRVGALPFVVVGSDSALLAALSDPDVTLEQLATSSPPLLAALKASDLVITTFFERANPLAFHPPHILPERIEAQRRSEVAPSDIIFDGKRRWLGTEIPTPAQAEALDCRWETLHNNFWRAMQADYVAIGAQAERVKARLNGAQEIRIFADNGTALTLKIGGRPLECDDGIISEQDILDGALYLNMPSGEVCFAPPEYSAQGRAVVEVAFWQGRVVRELVLDFEDGWASAISAAEGLELFREVVAGGGKDGARLGEFGIGLNPAIERVIGFTLLDEKIYGTIHLALGENRPLGGTNNSQIHWDLVLPKVTVLVDGLPLLQDGKLLV; from the coding sequence GTGGATTTAATCCAACCGGACTATAGGGTAATTGCCCGTCAATTAATCCGTGTTTCTGCCAGAGTACAACCCGGTGAGGCAGTTACAATTTTGGGGCGTGCCGATAGCTTGGAATTTTGTGAGGCTCTAGAATTGGAATGCCGGAGAGTCGGAGCGCTGCCCTTTGTGGTGGTAGGCAGCGATTCGGCGTTACTCGCGGCGCTTTCCGACCCTGATGTAACATTGGAACAGCTTGCTACTTCTAGCCCACCGCTTTTAGCCGCTTTAAAAGCTTCTGATCTGGTTATTACAACCTTTTTTGAGCGTGCAAATCCTCTTGCTTTTCACCCACCCCATATATTACCTGAACGAATCGAGGCGCAGCGTCGAAGTGAAGTAGCGCCTAGCGATATTATATTTGACGGTAAGCGGCGTTGGTTAGGCACAGAAATACCCACCCCGGCTCAAGCTGAAGCTTTGGATTGTCGGTGGGAAACTTTACACAATAATTTTTGGAGAGCTATGCAAGCCGATTATGTAGCAATCGGCGCACAAGCAGAGCGGGTGAAAGCGCGTCTAAATGGGGCACAGGAAATCAGGATTTTTGCCGATAACGGCACTGCATTGACTCTCAAAATCGGTGGTCGTCCACTCGAATGTGATGACGGTATTATTTCAGAGCAAGATATTCTGGATGGGGCGTTGTATTTGAATATGCCTTCGGGTGAGGTGTGCTTTGCCCCTCCGGAGTATTCGGCGCAGGGTAGGGCAGTGGTGGAAGTGGCTTTTTGGCAAGGTAGAGTGGTACGCGAACTGGTGCTTGATTTTGAAGATGGTTGGGCAAGCGCGATTTCTGCCGCAGAAGGGCTGGAACTTTTTCGGGAGGTTGTGGCTGGAGGTGGTAAGGATGGGGCGCGGTTGGGCGAGTTTGGAATTGGGCTAAATCCTGCAATTGAGCGGGTGATAGGGTTTACCCTTTTAGACGAAAAAATTTATGGGACGATTCACCTCGCTCTGGGTGAAAACCGCCCGTTGGGAGGCACAAATAACAGCCAAATACATTGGGATTTGGTATTACCGAAGGTAACAGTATTGGTGGATGGGCTTCCCCTGTTGCAAGATGGCAAACTGCTGGTATAA
- a CDS encoding phosphoribosylaminoimidazolesuccinocarboxamide synthase yields MYSAEIILEQRTRALSEINLNGFGQRHQGKVRDFYSLPGNRRLLVTTDRQSAFDRILGQIPFKGQVLNQLSQFWFEQSSDILPNHMLSVPDPNVMLAREAQMFPVEIVVRGYMTGVTDTSIWTMYQKGSRQMYGYNFKDGMYKNQPLATPIITPTTHAELGGHDKPLSRTEIIESGLVAEEIYTQIEEKALALFARGQELCGKGGLILVDTKYEFGLIDGQVAITDEVHTPDSSRFWIASTYESRLGQGQEPENFDKELLRLWMRSKGFGGDGAPPALDEDIIARLSQRYIGCYERITGREFESDLTQPVAERIKANLEGLAL; encoded by the coding sequence ATGTATTCAGCCGAGATAATTCTGGAACAGCGTACACGCGCACTAAGTGAAATCAACCTTAACGGGTTTGGGCAACGCCATCAAGGAAAAGTACGCGATTTCTATAGCTTGCCGGGTAACCGCCGCTTGTTGGTGACCACCGATCGCCAATCGGCTTTTGACCGGATTCTGGGGCAAATTCCTTTCAAGGGGCAGGTATTAAACCAGTTAAGCCAATTCTGGTTTGAGCAAAGTAGCGATATTCTACCAAACCACATGCTTTCCGTGCCCGACCCGAATGTAATGTTGGCGCGAGAAGCGCAAATGTTCCCGGTGGAAATTGTGGTGCGCGGTTATATGACAGGCGTAACCGATACCAGTATCTGGACGATGTACCAGAAAGGTTCGCGCCAGATGTACGGTTACAATTTCAAGGATGGAATGTACAAAAACCAACCATTAGCTACTCCAATTATAACTCCCACCACCCATGCCGAATTGGGCGGACATGACAAACCGCTTTCTCGCACTGAAATTATCGAATCTGGTTTGGTGGCAGAAGAAATATATACCCAAATTGAAGAAAAGGCGCTGGCATTATTCGCTCGTGGGCAAGAACTTTGTGGCAAAGGTGGCTTGATTCTGGTAGATACAAAATACGAATTCGGCTTGATTGATGGTCAGGTAGCAATTACCGATGAGGTGCATACCCCCGATAGCTCGCGCTTCTGGATAGCGAGCACTTACGAGTCGCGTTTGGGGCAAGGACAAGAGCCGGAAAACTTTGATAAAGAGCTTTTACGACTGTGGATGCGTAGTAAAGGTTTTGGGGGTGATGGCGCACCGCCTGCGCTGGACGAAGATATTATCGCTCGTTTGAGTCAGCGTTACATCGGTTGCTACGAGCGGATTACCGGACGCGAATTTGAAAGCGACCTGACACAGCCTGTAGCCGAACGTATCAAGGCTAATTTAGAAGGGTTGGCGTTATAG
- the gatB gene encoding Asp-tRNA(Asn)/Glu-tRNA(Gln) amidotransferase subunit GatB has product MLTVDKNALETEFDVIIGLETHIQLSTASKMFCSCSADYANAAPNSHTCPICLGMPGVLPVINSKAIEYIVRFGLALNCTIPEYSKFDRKNYFYPDLVKGYQISQFDLPVCVNGWVDIEVNGEIKRIGITRVHQEEDTGKLVHMDTTEGENYSLVDYNRCGVPLMECVSEPDIRSAEEAREYLTKLRQIVRWLGIGTGNMEEGAMRCDANISIMPKGSKHWGTKVEIKNMNSINNVYEAIKFELKRQAHELKSGRVITQHTRGWDEETAETVFQRSKENSNDYRYFPEPDLPPLQLVHTYIENIRASMPEMPDVRGARFIRDYSLSPYDATLLTSDRKLADWFEEALGASKTASRAKLTSNWILNELFARLKETGTELAETKVKPSQLADLIGLVEQGTINNTSAKVVFEEMFATGKEAEAIVKEKNLAQISDEGTITAVVGEVIQNNPKAVADYKAGNPNTLNFLIGQVMKATRGTANKDVVRRLLEDRLT; this is encoded by the coding sequence ATGCTTACTGTTGATAAAAACGCACTTGAGACCGAATTCGATGTAATTATAGGCTTAGAAACACATATTCAGCTAAGCACCGCCAGTAAAATGTTTTGTTCATGCAGCGCCGATTATGCCAACGCTGCTCCAAACAGCCATACCTGCCCCATTTGTCTTGGAATGCCGGGTGTATTACCGGTAATAAATTCCAAAGCTATCGAATATATCGTAAGATTCGGATTAGCCTTGAATTGCACTATTCCAGAATACAGCAAGTTTGACCGCAAAAATTATTTTTACCCTGATTTGGTAAAGGGCTATCAAATCAGTCAGTTTGATTTGCCCGTATGTGTCAACGGTTGGGTTGATATTGAGGTAAACGGAGAGATAAAGCGCATCGGGATTACCCGCGTACATCAGGAAGAAGACACTGGTAAATTGGTGCATATGGATACCACTGAAGGCGAAAACTACTCGCTGGTGGATTACAACCGTTGTGGTGTACCTTTAATGGAGTGTGTAAGCGAACCTGATATTCGAAGCGCAGAGGAAGCGCGAGAGTACCTTACCAAATTGCGCCAAATTGTGCGTTGGCTTGGCATCGGCACCGGCAATATGGAAGAAGGTGCAATGCGCTGTGATGCCAATATTTCGATTATGCCCAAAGGCTCGAAGCACTGGGGTACTAAAGTCGAAATAAAGAACATGAATAGCATCAACAACGTGTATGAAGCTATTAAATTTGAGCTTAAGCGGCAGGCGCATGAATTAAAATCAGGTCGCGTAATTACGCAGCACACACGGGGTTGGGACGAAGAAACCGCCGAGACTGTTTTCCAACGCAGTAAGGAAAACAGCAATGATTACCGCTATTTCCCAGAACCCGATTTACCGCCGTTGCAATTGGTACACACGTATATTGAAAATATTCGCGCCAGCATGCCTGAAATGCCAGACGTGCGTGGTGCAAGATTTATACGCGATTATAGCCTGAGTCCGTATGATGCCACTTTACTCACCAGTGACCGCAAGTTGGCAGATTGGTTTGAAGAGGCGTTGGGCGCGTCAAAAACAGCTTCCAGAGCCAAGCTTACCAGCAACTGGATTCTCAACGAGTTATTCGCTCGCTTGAAAGAAACCGGAACCGAATTGGCGGAGACTAAAGTTAAGCCGTCTCAATTAGCCGATTTAATCGGTTTGGTAGAGCAAGGTACTATAAACAATACTTCTGCCAAGGTAGTTTTCGAAGAGATGTTTGCCACCGGAAAAGAAGCGGAGGCAATCGTCAAAGAGAAAAACTTGGCACAAATATCAGATGAGGGAACAATTACGGCAGTCGTAGGAGAGGTTATCCAGAATAACCCTAAAGCCGTAGCCGATTATAAAGCAGGCAATCCCAACACGCTGAACTTCCTTATCGGTCAGGTAATGAAAGCTACTCGCGGCACAGCTAATAAAGATGTGGTGCGGAGGCTATTAGAAGATAGGTTAACGTAG
- a CDS encoding C39 family peptidase, translated as MVHKNYRSLLFFGLLALLAGLFAACGDESPVATLTVAASPTSAPTITLAPSMATATAIVLPTITPSPLPTATQVPPTATPTIAPSPTPAVPVKPIAQKALLEPMSWESQKWNNCGPVSAMMVLSYYGIKKTQDECATALKPAEADKKVRPAELVDFLTTNGVKTLIVENGNLDTLRKLLSNGIPVITQSWLKPDDDIAHYRVIRGFDTTKGTFIVNDSMFDKASVSVENALEDTLWKAFDHRFLPVYTAKSEPLVKAILGVDFDSKTNLTRALAAAESFLDKNPRDLDGLRNAGYLRATSGNYEGALQIWDRIVALGPYGRFLWYQMWPLESLNKLGKYQQALKMTDEILQQAPVYSEAHYERAVALVALNRKDEAKKELKLSLLDGYYQPSRDLLDKLGG; from the coding sequence TTGGTTCATAAAAATTATAGAAGTTTATTATTTTTCGGGTTACTGGCGCTGTTAGCCGGGTTGTTTGCGGCTTGTGGCGATGAATCTCCTGTGGCTACTCTTACGGTTGCAGCCTCGCCAACTTCCGCTCCTACGATTACTCTAGCTCCTTCTATGGCAACGGCTACCGCGATTGTGCTGCCTACTATTACCCCATCGCCTTTACCTACCGCAACGCAAGTTCCTCCAACTGCCACCCCTACTATTGCGCCAAGTCCAACCCCTGCAGTTCCGGTCAAGCCGATAGCGCAAAAGGCGCTGCTTGAGCCGATGAGTTGGGAATCGCAGAAGTGGAATAATTGCGGTCCGGTGTCGGCGATGATGGTTTTGAGCTATTACGGTATTAAAAAGACTCAGGACGAGTGTGCTACTGCGCTCAAACCGGCAGAGGCTGATAAAAAAGTACGACCTGCCGAATTAGTGGATTTTTTGACCACTAACGGGGTGAAAACTCTGATTGTAGAGAACGGGAATCTTGATACTTTGCGAAAACTATTATCAAATGGGATTCCGGTTATCACTCAATCATGGCTTAAGCCTGATGATGATATAGCGCATTACCGGGTGATACGTGGCTTTGATACGACAAAGGGTACCTTTATTGTAAATGATTCGATGTTTGACAAAGCTTCGGTGTCGGTTGAAAATGCGCTAGAAGATACGCTTTGGAAAGCCTTTGACCATCGCTTCTTGCCTGTGTACACTGCCAAGAGCGAACCGTTGGTGAAAGCTATACTAGGGGTAGATTTCGACAGTAAAACAAACCTGACCCGCGCTTTAGCGGCAGCCGAGAGTTTTCTCGATAAGAACCCGCGCGACTTGGACGGACTGCGTAATGCGGGCTACCTTAGGGCTACCAGTGGAAATTACGAAGGGGCGTTACAAATCTGGGATAGGATTGTGGCGCTTGGACCTTACGGGCGATTCCTGTGGTATCAGATGTGGCCTTTGGAGAGTTTGAACAAGTTGGGGAAATACCAGCAGGCGTTGAAAATGACGGATGAAATATTGCAGCAAGCGCCGGTCTATTCCGAGGCGCATTATGAACGAGCCGTTGCGCTGGTAGCTTTGAATCGGAAAGATGAAGCTAAAAAAGAACTTAAGCTCTCGCTGTTAGACGGGTATTACCAACCCAGTCGCGATTTGTTGGATAAATTGGGCGGCTAA
- a CDS encoding vWA domain-containing protein, whose product MLNDEVRQFRAQYVNRGHGHLFHNLLLFCRILREMGLDVNPTRTIDLLRSLEFINLKNKQDFYEVGKAIMLRHNDEQPIYDYVFQMFWRKWPTKEELENPLNDLPPEYWGDKKEPGQLPKNPNPEREDANKNKEGQEIDQGKMSRKVSEDEADENAPEDEQLLDREQTYSASEILQSKDFQDFSQEELQEAKRLLSELRWKLSLRVCRRYAPSRNGNRFDGRRTVRKALRFGGVPLELARKERKQKPRQLVLICDVSGSMDLYSRLLLQFMHSLENGLRYVETFVFGTRLTRITHELRNKNVDEALLNVSKVVKDWAGGTKIGESLETFNVHWARRVLGHGAIVIIISDGWDRGGVDILRREMARLQRLSYRLIWLNPLLGLPDYQPLTVGIQAALDYVDDFLPAHNFKSMRELGMLLESLSTAQRPERKQHFAKPLMAKR is encoded by the coding sequence ATGCTGAACGATGAAGTAAGACAATTTAGAGCGCAGTATGTCAATAGGGGTCATGGACACCTTTTTCATAATCTGCTGCTTTTTTGTAGAATTTTGCGCGAGATGGGTCTGGATGTAAACCCGACTCGCACCATTGATTTGCTGCGAAGCCTTGAATTTATCAACCTGAAGAACAAACAGGATTTCTATGAGGTAGGCAAAGCCATTATGCTGCGCCATAACGATGAGCAGCCGATTTATGATTATGTTTTCCAGATGTTCTGGCGTAAGTGGCCCACCAAAGAAGAGCTTGAAAACCCGCTGAACGATTTGCCACCCGAATATTGGGGCGATAAAAAAGAACCGGGGCAATTGCCAAAGAATCCAAACCCTGAGCGGGAAGATGCCAATAAAAATAAAGAAGGGCAGGAAATCGATCAGGGCAAAATGAGTCGCAAAGTCAGCGAAGATGAAGCGGACGAAAACGCGCCTGAAGATGAGCAATTGCTGGATAGAGAACAAACTTACAGCGCCAGCGAAATTCTCCAATCGAAAGATTTCCAGGATTTTTCGCAGGAAGAGTTACAAGAAGCCAAAAGACTTTTGAGCGAATTGCGCTGGAAACTCAGTTTGCGCGTGTGCCGCCGCTATGCTCCTTCGCGAAATGGAAATCGCTTTGACGGACGACGTACCGTGCGAAAAGCCTTGCGCTTTGGGGGCGTGCCACTAGAACTCGCTCGCAAGGAACGTAAGCAAAAACCGCGCCAACTGGTTTTAATCTGTGACGTTAGCGGCTCAATGGATTTGTATTCGCGCTTGTTGCTCCAATTCATGCACTCGCTGGAAAACGGCTTGCGCTATGTGGAAACCTTCGTTTTTGGGACGCGCCTAACCCGCATTACCCACGAGTTGCGCAACAAAAATGTAGATGAAGCTTTGCTTAACGTTTCAAAAGTGGTCAAGGATTGGGCAGGTGGTACTAAAATCGGCGAGTCGCTGGAAACGTTTAATGTGCATTGGGCGCGGCGGGTATTAGGACACGGCGCAATCGTGATAATTATCAGTGATGGCTGGGACAGAGGCGGTGTGGATATCTTGCGGCGCGAGATGGCACGCTTGCAACGCTTGAGCTATCGTCTAATCTGGCTGAATCCTTTGCTGGGTTTGCCGGATTACCAACCGCTAACCGTGGGCATCCAAGCGGCTTTAGACTATGTGGATGATTTCCTACCTGCCCATAATTTCAAAAGCATGCGTGAACTGGGTATGTTGCTAGAGAGCCTTTCTACCGCGCAACGCCCTGAGCGCAAACAACATTTCGCCAAGCCTTTGATGGCAAAACGTTAG
- a CDS encoding DUF2231 domain-containing protein produces the protein MVIHPLLTHFPIALLLAGSLTLVWQTVTHKENSAIVPFVDGALGLGYAGLLMTVATGLFDMQNSPKTNAKEGWLLFAVLHIIAGVSLVLVYGIMLFRRFVSLAADSKDEEIRKVDQLALVLNIVGIILLVAVGWLGGHIVYEYRVGIG, from the coding sequence GTGGTTATACATCCGCTATTAACCCACTTTCCGATTGCGCTATTGCTGGCAGGCAGCCTTACACTGGTTTGGCAAACCGTGACTCATAAAGAAAATAGCGCAATCGTGCCTTTTGTAGATGGGGCGCTAGGCTTGGGTTATGCCGGATTGTTAATGACGGTTGCCACCGGCTTGTTCGATATGCAGAACAGCCCGAAAACAAATGCAAAGGAAGGCTGGCTATTATTTGCGGTGCTGCACATAATCGCGGGAGTTTCGCTGGTACTGGTGTACGGTATAATGCTTTTCCGACGCTTTGTATCGCTGGCAGCCGATTCGAAAGATGAGGAAATCAGGAAAGTTGATCAGCTTGCGCTGGTATTAAATATTGTTGGTATAATTTTGCTGGTAGCGGTAGGCTGGCTTGGCGGTCACATTGTATATGAATACAGGGTGGGAATAGGCTAA